A region of Moorena producens PAL-8-15-08-1 DNA encodes the following proteins:
- a CDS encoding lipid-A-disaccharide synthase-related protein has translation MRLLCLSNGHGEDVIAVQILQELQHYSTCPELAALPLVGEAKAYVPLDIPIIGSVEQMPSGGFIYMSQQQVWRDVQGGLVQLIWSQLKAIRRWAKSGDFILAVGDIVPLLFAWWSGLPYGFVGTAKSEYYLRDESGWLPNRPRWEGWSGSVYLPWERWLMSNRRCNGVFPRDTLTTEILKQWSIPAFDLGNPMMDGIYPNYPAPMIYDKDAELNETKRTLTITLLPGSRIPEAYHNWDQIILAASGLLDTFAERSLLFLAAIAPGLSQDPLREVLVAHSWSEVTLPSHPFNLQLKDKQALAFSKQNGTLILTQNDYNLCLLQGDFCIAMAGTATEQFVGLGKPAIAMPGVGPQYTPAFAEAQTRLLGPSLAIAQQPEFVASIAKELFQDPDKLQLIAENGQRRLGQPGAAARIAKCLMENINS, from the coding sequence ATGCGTTTACTATGCCTGAGCAATGGTCATGGAGAGGATGTGATTGCTGTCCAAATTCTACAGGAATTGCAACATTACTCGACTTGTCCAGAACTAGCCGCCTTACCCTTAGTTGGGGAAGCAAAGGCTTATGTGCCATTAGATATCCCTATTATCGGCTCCGTTGAGCAGATGCCATCGGGTGGATTTATCTATATGTCCCAACAGCAAGTGTGGCGTGATGTGCAGGGAGGCTTAGTGCAATTGATTTGGTCTCAATTAAAAGCAATTCGCCGTTGGGCTAAATCAGGGGACTTTATCCTAGCAGTAGGCGATATCGTACCACTGTTGTTTGCCTGGTGGAGTGGTTTACCCTATGGCTTTGTTGGTACTGCCAAATCCGAATACTATTTGCGGGATGAATCCGGATGGTTACCCAATCGACCCCGTTGGGAAGGGTGGTCAGGCTCGGTTTATTTGCCTTGGGAGCGTTGGCTGATGTCTAATCGCCGTTGTAATGGGGTTTTTCCTAGAGATACCCTGACCACAGAGATCTTAAAGCAGTGGTCTATCCCAGCTTTTGATCTCGGTAATCCGATGATGGATGGGATTTATCCAAACTATCCAGCACCCATGATTTATGACAAAGATGCAGAATTAAACGAAACTAAGCGTACCCTAACTATTACGTTACTACCAGGTTCCAGAATACCCGAGGCTTATCACAATTGGGATCAAATCATCTTGGCAGCATCAGGGTTACTGGATACTTTTGCTGAGCGATCGCTTTTATTTCTCGCTGCCATTGCTCCAGGATTAAGCCAAGACCCTTTACGGGAGGTTTTAGTCGCCCATAGTTGGAGTGAAGTCACCCTGCCATCCCATCCATTCAATCTCCAGCTCAAGGACAAACAAGCTTTGGCCTTTAGCAAGCAAAATGGCACACTGATTCTAACCCAGAACGACTATAACCTCTGCCTGCTCCAAGGGGATTTCTGTATCGCCATGGCAGGCACAGCCACAGAGCAATTTGTCGGGTTAGGAAAACCAGCCATTGCCATGCCAGGAGTTGGTCCCCAATATACCCCTGCTTTTGCCGAAGCCCAAACTCGCTTGTTAGGTCCATCGTTAGCAATAGCACAGCAACCAGAATTTGTAGCAAGCATAGCGAAAGAGTTATTCCAGGATCCCGACAAGTTACAGCTGATAGCAGAAAATGGACAGCGACGCCTTGGTCAACCAGGGGCAGCAGCTCGAATTGCTAAGTGTTTGATGGAAAACATTAATTCTTAA
- the deoC gene encoding deoxyribose-phosphate aldolase, whose translation MDIDYPDIDIAPLIDHALLIPTATPEQVEKWCQEADQYKFATVCVPPVYVKQAAELLHSRVPKVCTVIGFPSGATTPTAKLYEAQEAVENGATELDVMIHLGGLKVGKTEELYQEIAQICEETGKTVKVILETTVLSDTEKRLAAEICMDAGAQFIKTSTGWNGGATVDDVQLLKTVTKGQVGIKASGGIRTIQQAFDLVIAGATRLGTSRGPELLRQRDNLDIKN comes from the coding sequence ATGGATATAGACTATCCAGACATTGATATTGCTCCCCTAATCGACCATGCCCTGCTTATTCCCACGGCTACACCAGAGCAGGTGGAAAAATGGTGTCAAGAGGCAGACCAATATAAGTTTGCTACGGTGTGTGTCCCGCCAGTTTACGTTAAACAAGCGGCTGAACTCCTCCACAGTAGAGTACCAAAGGTTTGTACCGTCATTGGTTTTCCGAGTGGTGCTACAACCCCCACTGCTAAGCTTTATGAAGCCCAAGAGGCAGTGGAAAATGGAGCGACAGAGCTAGATGTAATGATTCACCTTGGTGGTTTGAAAGTGGGTAAAACAGAGGAACTTTACCAAGAAATTGCCCAAATCTGTGAAGAAACGGGTAAAACTGTCAAAGTAATCTTGGAAACTACTGTGCTGAGTGATACGGAAAAACGTCTTGCTGCAGAAATCTGTATGGATGCTGGGGCGCAATTTATCAAAACCAGCACTGGCTGGAATGGTGGTGCCACAGTTGATGATGTCCAATTGTTGAAAACAGTCACCAAGGGGCAAGTTGGAATCAAGGCATCAGGAGGTATCCGAACCATCCAGCAAGCTTTCGATTTAGTCATTGCTGGAGCAACCAGGCTAGGCACCTCTCGTGGTCCTGAGTTGTTGCGACAACGGGATAACCTAGACATTAAAAATTAA
- the recO gene encoding DNA repair protein RecO: MSQTYKATGINLKSIPLGEADRLLTILTREFGLIRVVAPGARKQKSKLGGRSGLFVVNQLLLAKGRSLDKIIQAETTESYPGLSQDLSKLAASQYLAELVLCHALSEQPQEELYELLNEHLRRLEQLPKITANPSGLSLVLAHLSHGVFHLLALAGIAPQVQLCCITQHTLRPDLTDPNWRVGFSVEAGGTISLVSDQSNRNHLPNQTIPNQAQSLSETIDNPDTDIILPPPPRVNHKLNALELTLLQQLAAAELPQLSTLLKEQLAGSKAAESVDSLWVKLERILRDYAQYHFGRSIRSAALVDSLSSVN; encoded by the coding sequence ATGAGTCAAACCTACAAAGCCACTGGAATTAATCTCAAAAGTATACCGCTGGGGGAAGCGGACAGGTTGCTGACAATTTTAACTAGGGAATTTGGTCTGATTAGGGTAGTGGCACCAGGGGCCAGGAAGCAGAAATCGAAATTAGGTGGTAGGAGTGGCTTGTTTGTGGTCAATCAATTACTGCTGGCAAAAGGGCGATCGCTAGATAAAATTATCCAAGCAGAAACTACAGAATCCTACCCAGGATTGAGTCAAGATCTCAGTAAACTGGCAGCTAGCCAGTATCTGGCAGAATTAGTTCTGTGTCATGCTTTGAGTGAGCAGCCTCAGGAAGAACTCTACGAACTACTTAATGAACATCTACGGCGTCTGGAGCAGTTACCTAAAATTACGGCTAATCCCTCCGGGTTGTCCTTAGTGTTAGCCCATTTATCCCATGGTGTCTTTCACCTGCTTGCCCTGGCGGGAATTGCACCTCAAGTGCAACTTTGTTGTATCACACAACACACGTTAAGGCCAGATTTAACTGACCCGAATTGGCGGGTGGGTTTTAGTGTAGAAGCAGGTGGAACTATTAGTTTAGTCAGTGATCAGTCCAATCGGAACCATTTACCGAATCAAACTATTCCAAATCAAGCACAGAGCTTGAGTGAAACCATTGACAACCCTGATACTGATATCATCCTACCCCCTCCTCCACGAGTAAATCATAAGCTGAATGCTCTGGAGTTAACCCTGCTTCAACAACTGGCAGCTGCTGAATTACCTCAGCTGAGTACACTATTAAAAGAGCAATTGGCAGGGTCGAAAGCGGCTGAGTCTGTAGATTCACTCTGGGTGAAGCTGGAGCGAATTTTGCGAGATTACGCTCAGTATCACTTTGGTCGCTCAATTCGTTCAGCGGCTTTAGTAGATTCGTTGTCGTCTGTTAATTAA
- a CDS encoding MFS transporter, giving the protein MQSSETGKNQKHSPDPTSDFTKSDLVANPSSSSDDLRDQELDSSPDKGFIPVLKNSNFLALWSGQVFSQLADKVYLVLMIALITSRFQDADQTISGWVSAVMIAFTIPAVLFGSLAGVYVDRWSKKDVLVLTNLLRGALVLLVPGLLSLTEGSTSVSNLPLGFYVLLVITFLVSTLTQFFAPAEQAVIPLIVKPHHLLSANSLYTTTMMASLIIGFAVGEPLLALADRLGAQLHVGVYLGKEVLVGGSYAIAGLVLLLLRTGENREKSKAEQPHVWADIADGLRYVQHHRSVRNAMIQQVILFSVFAALAVLAVRLAENLPGITAAQFGFLLAAGGIGMGISAAILGNWFDDTSHVNLSLSGSVGMGFALVGLSLFTNNLWLALLMTMVLGGFGALVGIPMQTTIQAETPEEMRGKVFGLQNNAINIALSLPLALAGIAETWLGLQPVFLGLAALVFLGGFLNWYISGNRLNNLNKPHNIET; this is encoded by the coding sequence ATGCAATCATCGGAGACTGGAAAAAACCAAAAACACTCCCCAGACCCCACGTCTGATTTCACCAAGTCTGATTTGGTGGCAAACCCCTCATCGAGCAGTGATGATCTAAGGGATCAGGAACTGGATTCATCCCCGGATAAAGGATTTATACCAGTTCTAAAAAATTCCAACTTCTTAGCCCTATGGAGTGGTCAAGTCTTCTCTCAGCTAGCAGACAAGGTTTATCTGGTGTTAATGATTGCCTTGATAACCAGTCGCTTTCAAGACGCTGATCAAACTATCAGTGGCTGGGTATCAGCGGTCATGATTGCCTTTACCATCCCAGCCGTTCTATTTGGTTCCTTGGCTGGCGTCTATGTGGATCGGTGGTCAAAAAAAGATGTGCTGGTACTAACCAATCTGTTGCGAGGGGCACTGGTGTTGTTAGTGCCTGGGTTGTTGTCTTTAACTGAAGGCTCGACATCAGTCTCCAATCTGCCACTGGGCTTTTATGTCTTATTAGTGATTACTTTTCTAGTCTCTACCCTGACCCAATTTTTTGCCCCAGCAGAACAAGCGGTAATTCCCTTGATTGTGAAACCGCACCACCTACTGTCGGCCAACTCCCTATATACTACAACCATGATGGCTTCCTTAATCATTGGTTTTGCTGTGGGTGAACCGTTGTTAGCCTTAGCGGATAGGTTGGGAGCTCAGCTACATGTCGGCGTGTACTTGGGGAAAGAAGTTTTGGTAGGAGGGTCTTATGCGATCGCAGGATTAGTATTGTTGTTACTGAGAACGGGTGAAAATCGGGAAAAGTCCAAGGCTGAGCAACCTCATGTGTGGGCAGACATTGCCGATGGTCTGCGTTACGTACAACACCATCGAAGTGTCCGCAATGCTATGATTCAACAAGTTATTCTGTTTTCTGTTTTTGCTGCTTTAGCGGTTCTGGCGGTAAGACTCGCGGAAAACCTCCCTGGGATCACAGCTGCCCAGTTTGGCTTCTTGTTAGCAGCCGGTGGGATTGGGATGGGGATTAGTGCAGCAATCCTAGGAAACTGGTTTGATGACACCTCCCATGTAAATTTAAGTCTGTCTGGTTCTGTGGGTATGGGATTCGCCTTAGTAGGGTTGTCCCTATTCACTAACAATCTCTGGCTGGCTTTACTCATGACCATGGTATTGGGGGGGTTTGGGGCTTTGGTAGGTATCCCGATGCAGACTACCATCCAGGCAGAAACACCAGAAGAGATGCGGGGCAAAGTTTTCGGACTACAAAACAATGCTATTAATATCGCCTTGAGTTTACCCTTAGCCTTAGCGGGGATCGCAGAAACTTGGTTGGGTTTACAACCTGTATTTCTTGGTTTAGCAGCACTTGTGTTCTTAGGTGGGTTCTTAAACTGGTATATTTCCGGTAATAGATTAAATAATTTAAATAAACCTCATAATATAGAGACTTAA
- a CDS encoding glycosyltransferase family 4 protein has product MHIAWLGKKSPFCGNVTYTREVTNALLDRSYQVSFLHFAQEEEDRTWWGCQEVPLPCLYKSQMYTIPTLTASKVLKRSLQELKPDLVHASLTLSPLDFLLPEICTELNIPLVATFHPPFDGKRRNLQSGTQLLTYQVYAPFLAHYDRVIIFSQLQRDVLIRVGVPDHKLAVIPNGVDVQKYSPGYSQFTSDLTSEFGGQRLFVYQGRIATEKNVEALLRAWKQCNLGESSKLVIAGDGPLLASLKPFYGEEHNIIWLGFVASEEERIEILRAADVFILPSLLEGLSLSLLEAMACGVACVATDAGADGEVLEDGAGVILNTHGVTSQLKTLLPLLRDHRDWTTLLGQKARARVLERYTLSGNITQLERLYEEVVQIRLLQLSHRA; this is encoded by the coding sequence ATGCATATCGCCTGGCTCGGAAAAAAATCCCCTTTTTGTGGTAACGTCACCTACACTCGAGAAGTCACCAATGCTCTGCTAGACCGGAGCTACCAGGTCAGTTTCCTCCACTTTGCCCAAGAAGAAGAGGACCGGACTTGGTGGGGTTGTCAGGAGGTACCACTGCCTTGCTTGTACAAGTCTCAGATGTATACCATTCCAACCCTGACCGCCAGTAAGGTTTTGAAGCGATCGCTACAGGAGCTCAAACCTGATCTCGTCCATGCTTCCTTAACGTTATCTCCTTTAGACTTCCTGTTACCGGAAATCTGTACCGAACTCAATATACCCCTAGTGGCGACCTTCCATCCGCCCTTTGATGGTAAACGACGCAATTTGCAATCGGGAACCCAATTGCTGACCTATCAAGTTTATGCGCCCTTTCTCGCCCACTACGACCGAGTGATTATCTTTTCTCAACTCCAACGGGATGTCCTAATCCGGGTTGGGGTTCCTGATCACAAGCTAGCAGTTATTCCCAATGGAGTTGATGTCCAGAAATATTCTCCAGGATACTCCCAGTTTACCTCTGACTTGACATCCGAGTTCGGAGGGCAACGCCTGTTTGTTTATCAAGGTCGGATTGCTACGGAAAAAAATGTGGAAGCGCTGCTGCGAGCGTGGAAACAATGTAACCTGGGTGAATCGAGTAAGCTAGTGATTGCTGGTGATGGACCGTTATTAGCTTCATTAAAACCATTTTATGGGGAAGAACACAATATCATTTGGCTAGGATTTGTGGCTTCCGAGGAAGAACGGATTGAGATTTTGCGGGCAGCGGATGTGTTTATTTTACCTTCTCTATTGGAAGGACTTTCCTTATCATTACTCGAAGCCATGGCTTGTGGTGTGGCTTGTGTAGCCACAGATGCTGGAGCTGATGGGGAAGTGTTAGAGGATGGTGCTGGGGTAATTCTCAATACCCATGGGGTGACATCCCAACTAAAAACCCTATTGCCCCTATTGCGTGACCACAGAGACTGGACTACTTTGCTGGGTCAGAAAGCTAGGGCAAGGGTTCTAGAGCGCTATACCTTAAGTGGGAATATTACTCAGCTCGAAAGGCTTTATGAAGAGGTTGTACAAATTAGGCTTTTGCAATTGAGTCATCGTGCTTAG
- a CDS encoding zinc ribbon domain-containing protein, protein MPKPRKTVKTKKLSTQVVPVIGMTASVKTELLSTMKKLGVVRSESWNKLGSISHWGIDWKKSFREVRTFRSPESLGLPSKLMDWAVCDVAKAITAQQAACIDVVVKKIHRKFLGAENKTKRKELCRQLKTLTFLDNTLLHRWVRKEYQRGHSWVKNQIVYQSPGYKCKRLSRNTYQLELAGLNRGKRNKVIVKSNRKIKGQIRLIYNHYRERFEVHFLVDHGTVEVPSERRSIGVDKGYTEAFYDSDGYAHGKGLGKATTKKSDRICAKNRNRGKLWALHRKLEKIDPVKSARILENNLTRKVENRRYRQNQAELVAIIGAASKSLFNGEALKVFAEDLTQPIKNKRQSKAVSRKLNSWMKGKMRDSLQKWADWTGSVVTEVQPSYTSQVDSVTGTLLGKRSGDNFTRFNGVVLQADHNAAKNILDRGTDKDVTRYMSRTEVQAVLLRRTARFLEGMGLSLVDGVELGWLDPKHSKTKAFKQLLHVTGGTSR, encoded by the coding sequence ATGCCCAAACCAAGGAAAACAGTAAAAACAAAGAAGTTATCAACTCAGGTCGTCCCCGTTATAGGGATGACCGCGTCGGTTAAGACTGAATTGCTGTCTACTATGAAAAAACTGGGTGTTGTTAGATCTGAGTCCTGGAACAAGCTAGGAAGCATCAGTCATTGGGGGATCGACTGGAAGAAGTCATTTCGAGAAGTGAGAACTTTTAGAAGCCCCGAATCCCTGGGTTTACCTTCTAAGCTAATGGATTGGGCAGTTTGTGATGTAGCCAAAGCGATCACTGCACAACAAGCTGCCTGCATAGATGTAGTAGTCAAGAAAATCCACCGGAAGTTCCTTGGAGCAGAGAATAAAACTAAACGGAAGGAATTATGTAGGCAGCTTAAGACTTTAACCTTTCTAGATAATACTTTGCTGCACCGATGGGTAAGGAAAGAGTATCAGCGTGGACATTCCTGGGTCAAAAATCAAATAGTTTACCAGTCACCTGGTTACAAGTGCAAAAGGCTTTCCAGAAATACTTACCAGTTGGAATTAGCTGGACTGAATCGGGGAAAAAGGAACAAGGTAATTGTCAAGTCTAACCGCAAAATAAAAGGTCAAATCCGATTAATCTACAACCATTATCGGGAAAGATTCGAGGTTCACTTTTTAGTAGACCATGGCACTGTAGAAGTCCCGTCTGAACGTCGTAGTATTGGAGTAGATAAGGGCTACACAGAAGCTTTCTATGATTCAGATGGCTATGCCCATGGGAAAGGGCTGGGTAAGGCTACCACTAAGAAATCGGATCGTATTTGTGCTAAAAACCGCAACAGAGGAAAACTGTGGGCACTACATAGGAAACTAGAAAAAATAGATCCAGTCAAATCGGCTAGAATATTAGAGAATAACTTAACCAGGAAAGTAGAAAATCGCCGTTACAGACAGAATCAAGCTGAACTGGTGGCGATAATAGGAGCAGCTTCTAAATCCCTCTTCAACGGAGAAGCTCTAAAAGTTTTTGCAGAAGATTTAACACAACCAATTAAGAATAAACGCCAGTCCAAGGCCGTGTCTCGCAAGTTGAATAGTTGGATGAAAGGAAAAATGCGAGACTCTTTGCAGAAATGGGCTGATTGGACTGGCTCGGTTGTAACAGAAGTCCAGCCTAGCTACACGTCGCAAGTTGACTCCGTAACTGGAACCCTGTTAGGGAAAAGGAGCGGGGACAACTTTACCAGATTTAATGGGGTCGTGTTGCAGGCTGACCACAATGCTGCTAAAAACATCCTTGATAGGGGTACAGATAAGGATGTGACCCGGTACATGAGTAGAACTGAGGTTCAAGCAGTATTATTGCGTCGTACTGCGCGTTTCTTGGAAGGTATGGGACTTAGCTTGGTTGATGGGGTTGAGCTTGGATGGCTTGATCCTAAACATAGCAAAACTAAGGCTTTCAAGCAACTCCTTCACGTGACTGGAGGAACGTCTAGATAG
- a CDS encoding IS607 family transposase, translating into MALTPIEAQEKFGYHPRTLARWAEAGKIELIKSPGGHRRYLESSIEQLIDGVDSRSVVQYARVSTRSQSEDLTSEIEYLGRSYPNCRCYSEYGSGLNFKRKKLIKLMEKVAESEIKTIVIAHKDRLCRFGFDFVEWFCSLHKCQIVVLNNTYKSPQQELMDDFMSIMHCFSSKLYFLRRYEKDIKSTVDKMDKTNKA; encoded by the coding sequence ATGGCTCTCACCCCAATTGAAGCTCAAGAAAAATTTGGATATCATCCCAGGACCTTGGCTAGATGGGCGGAAGCAGGGAAGATCGAGTTGATCAAGTCACCTGGGGGGCATCGCCGTTACTTGGAGAGTTCAATAGAGCAATTAATCGATGGCGTAGACTCTCGTTCCGTGGTCCAATATGCCAGGGTTTCGACGAGGTCTCAGTCTGAAGATTTAACTTCTGAGATTGAATACTTGGGTCGAAGCTACCCAAACTGCCGTTGCTATTCAGAATACGGTTCTGGGTTGAATTTTAAACGCAAAAAATTGATCAAGTTAATGGAAAAAGTCGCAGAATCAGAGATTAAGACGATCGTAATCGCCCACAAGGATAGACTTTGTCGGTTTGGTTTTGATTTCGTGGAGTGGTTTTGCTCTCTTCACAAATGCCAGATAGTGGTCTTGAACAACACTTACAAATCCCCTCAGCAGGAATTAATGGATGACTTTATGTCTATAATGCACTGCTTCAGTTCCAAGCTTTACTTTCTTCGTCGCTACGAAAAAGACATTAAGTCTACTGTTGATAAGATGGACAAGACAAACAAAGCGTGA
- a CDS encoding peptide ABC transporter substrate-binding protein codes for MSNNFLPEPEETPSVPASESTPTPPEPKREPVRILVIGSSNGITKIIHTQYKLGFAEIREWSPLIPASIPGKQMRALTRYVSTN; via the coding sequence ATGTCCAACAACTTTCTACCAGAACCGGAAGAAACTCCCTCGGTACCAGCCTCCGAGTCTACTCCCACACCACCTGAACCCAAGCGAGAACCTGTGCGAATCCTAGTCATTGGTTCAAGTAACGGCATCACCAAAATCATCCACACCCAATACAAACTCGGCTTTGCTGAAATCAGGGAATGGAGTCCCTTAATTCCTGCTTCCATTCCTGGTAAACAGATGCGTGCTCTTACTCGCTACGTTTCTACCAATTAA
- a CDS encoding helix-turn-helix domain-containing protein has protein sequence MGKAGKALKQVLESYGISQNRVAVLMGIGRSNIYRWVNEIRDPGAEMVIQLRDALYQINPAAAEDFVKLYLGRPGQDNDSS, from the coding sequence ATGGGAAAAGCAGGCAAAGCCCTTAAACAAGTATTGGAAAGCTACGGCATCAGCCAGAATCGAGTCGCTGTGCTGATGGGAATTGGGCGTTCCAATATTTACCGCTGGGTGAATGAAATTAGAGATCCAGGCGCTGAGATGGTGATTCAACTTCGGGATGCCCTGTATCAGATTAATCCAGCAGCAGCAGAAGATTTTGTTAAGCTTTATTTGGGTCGTCCGGGGCAAGATAACGATTCGTCTTAA
- a CDS encoding Uma2 family endonuclease — MNTLPINIPPSLRVTDEQFEQLASANRDLRLERSATGQLIVMPPTGGNTGKRNIDIEGQLWLWNRQTKLGVTFNSSTAFRLPNGAIRSPDAAWVTQKRWNALTPEQQETFPPLCPDFVLELRSKSDNMEPLRKKMQEYIDNQLRLGWLIDPNHKTVEIYRIHQPVEVLKSRRTLSGEDVLPGFVLDLELVWN; from the coding sequence ATGAATACCCTTCCGATCAACATTCCTCCCAGCCTCAGAGTTACTGACGAGCAGTTTGAACAACTTGCTAGTGCTAATCGAGACTTACGCTTAGAACGTAGTGCTACAGGACAATTAATTGTCATGCCACCCACTGGGGGGAATACTGGAAAACGCAATATTGATATAGAAGGACAACTTTGGTTATGGAATCGCCAAACTAAACTGGGGGTTACCTTTAACTCATCGACTGCTTTTCGACTTCCCAATGGGGCAATTCGTTCCCCTGATGCAGCTTGGGTTACTCAAAAACGATGGAATGCATTAACCCCTGAACAACAAGAAACTTTCCCACCCCTTTGTCCTGATTTTGTGCTGGAGTTGCGTTCAAAAAGTGACAATATGGAACCGTTACGCAAAAAAATGCAGGAGTATATTGATAATCAACTGCGCTTGGGTTGGTTAATTGACCCTAATCATAAGACGGTTGAAATTTATCGAATTCATCAACCTGTAGAAGTCTTAAAATCTCGCAGAACATTATCCGGAGAAGATGTTTTACCTGGCTTTGTCTTAGACTTGGAATTGGTCTGGAATTAG
- the lpxB gene encoding lipid-A-disaccharide synthase, with protein MTLKTIFISTGEVSGDLQGALLIEALKRQGTGAGLELEIVALGGEQMTQAGAKLLGNTTSIGSVGILESLPFVLPTLKVQGRAKQYLRQQPPDLVVLIDYMGPNLSIGSFLKRELPQVPVVYYIAPQEWVWSISKRNTRIIVEITDRMLAIFPEEARYFVEKGGSVSWVGHPLVDRMESSPSREEARATLGIAREQTAIALLPASRQQEIKYLMPVVFEAAKQLQSQLLDTKQTGQLSQSKGEGLRESQADSPLFWIPLSLEAYRHPIEKAVQRYGLQAKVVAGQTKEILAAADLAITKSGTVNLELALLDVPQVVFYRVNPLTYWLARTLLKFSIPFMSPPNLVVMRSIVPELLQEQATPENIVQESLELLFNQERRQQTLKDYQEMRQLLGEVGVCDRAAQEIFQLMS; from the coding sequence ATGACTCTCAAAACCATCTTTATCAGTACTGGCGAGGTATCTGGTGATTTACAAGGGGCTCTACTGATTGAAGCATTGAAACGTCAGGGAACAGGAGCTGGCTTAGAGTTAGAGATTGTTGCTCTAGGCGGTGAGCAAATGACCCAAGCTGGTGCGAAGCTGTTGGGTAATACCACTAGTATTGGTTCTGTAGGAATTCTGGAATCTTTACCCTTTGTGCTGCCTACCCTGAAAGTCCAAGGTCGTGCTAAACAGTATCTCCGGCAGCAGCCCCCTGACCTAGTGGTGCTGATTGACTACATGGGACCAAATTTGAGTATTGGTAGTTTTCTCAAGCGTGAACTACCGCAAGTACCGGTAGTTTATTATATTGCTCCCCAAGAGTGGGTTTGGTCTATCTCTAAGCGCAACACCAGGATTATTGTGGAAATCACTGATCGAATGTTGGCAATTTTCCCAGAAGAAGCCCGTTACTTTGTGGAAAAGGGAGGGTCAGTTAGTTGGGTAGGTCATCCCCTGGTAGATCGGATGGAATCTAGCCCAAGCCGGGAGGAGGCTCGTGCTACCTTAGGCATAGCTCGAGAACAAACTGCGATCGCACTTTTACCTGCCTCTAGACAACAAGAAATTAAGTATCTCATGCCTGTAGTCTTCGAAGCCGCCAAGCAGCTACAGTCACAATTGTTGGATACTAAGCAAACCGGCCAGCTTAGCCAGTCGAAGGGTGAAGGGTTAAGGGAAAGTCAAGCTGATTCACCACTATTTTGGATTCCCCTATCCTTAGAAGCCTATCGCCATCCCATTGAAAAAGCAGTACAGCGCTATGGTTTACAAGCTAAGGTGGTAGCTGGTCAAACTAAGGAAATCTTGGCTGCTGCTGATTTAGCCATTACCAAGTCAGGTACAGTGAATTTGGAACTAGCACTACTAGATGTGCCCCAGGTGGTTTTCTACCGAGTTAATCCCTTGACCTACTGGCTTGCTCGCACCTTATTGAAGTTTTCGATTCCCTTCATGTCTCCCCCTAACTTGGTAGTAATGCGTTCCATTGTGCCGGAGTTGTTACAAGAGCAAGCCACACCAGAGAATATTGTTCAGGAATCCTTGGAACTCCTTTTTAATCAAGAACGGCGTCAGCAAACCCTGAAAGATTATCAGGAAATGCGCCAGTTATTGGGTGAAGTGGGCGTATGCGATCGCGCTGCTCAGGAAATTTTCCAACTAATGAGCTAA